The genomic window GGCTTGTCACAGTGTTCCCAGCGCCGCTCCGGCATCAATGATTAAGCTCTATGGCGAAGCAAATGGTTTTGGTTGGAAAATGAATGAAATCGTTGGAGCTCAAATCGTCTCGGTACCGATGTCACTGCCGATCAAAAATGCCGATCGCGCATTCAGGACTTTCATGATTTCTCTATTCGCGGTATTCGCGGTGGTCTTTATTGTGTTGAATTTGATGTTGAGCTGGATGATCGTTCGCCCAATTCAGAAAATGTCGAAAGCAGCCGACCAGGTAAGCACGGGAGACTTTGCGATACAAGAGTTCTCAGAGCTCGGCAAAGACGAAATCGGGGTGTTGGGAGCCTCATTCAATCGGATGAGACGCAGCCTGCAAAAAGCCATGCAGATGATCGAGGGCTAGCGACGATGGCAAACCCGTTGCTCGGCAATCTGAAGCGGACGCTCATCTGCAGCGTGATGTTTGTCGATATCGTCGATTATTCAAAAAAGACCGTCGCAAAACAACTGGCATTCAAAGGTTGGCTGAATGAGCTGCTGTCGCAGGCATTGCATAACGTTTCACCTGTCGACCGCATCATTTTAGATACCGGAGACGGCGCCGCAATCTGCCTTCCGGGCGACCCGGAAGAAGGGTTATTTATAGCGAACAGCTTGCGCGTTGCTTTGATCGAGCAGGATTTTCCCGAGTTCGAACTGCGCATCGGAATCCACCTGGGCCCGGTTAAGGTCGTCAAGGACATAAACGGGCGGCCTAATATAATCGGGGATGGAATTAACGTTGCGCAGCGTGTGATGAGTTTTGCTGCGCCAAATCAAATTTTGGTTTCGAGGTCTTATTACGACGTAGTATCCTGCCTATCTGAAGAATACGCGCAGCTTTTTCGTTATCACGGAATACACAAGGATAAGCACGTCCGCGAACACGAAGTATATGAAGTCAATATTTCAGGAACAGGCAACGTCGTGGCCAAAGAGTCGCAAGCACTCAACGATTCACCACGCGACGAGCCTGCGAATGCGATTTTCGAATCGGCGCTTCCCGAAAGTGATTTCGATGAGCAATTCCTTGCCGCCGTAACAAAGCTGCTTTCGCGGCATATCGGTCCTATCGCGACGCTAATGATCAAGAGAAGCGCAAAGAAAGCCGGTAACCGCGAAGAACTGGCGCGCACGCTGGCGGAAGGCATCCCGGTGCCAGAATTAAGAAAGGTGTTTCTTGATGAACTATGGGCGAAAATCGGGGGTCGACAAATCACGTCCACTTCGCCATCTGAGGAAACTCCAGCGGCGCAGAGCAGTACAGCAACGCCCGACGTTCTCACCGCAGAAACGCTTTCCAGCGTCGAGCATCTACTAGTGCAATACATCGGGCCAATGGCGAGAATATTGGTCAGCAAGTCAGCAAAAACGATGCACCATCCGGATGAGTTGCTCGCGGCTCTAGCTGAGACCATTGAAAGCGAGCGCGATCGGGCTGCGTTTTTG from Burkholderiales bacterium includes these protein-coding regions:
- a CDS encoding adenylate/guanylate cyclase domain-containing protein, with amino-acid sequence MANPLLGNLKRTLICSVMFVDIVDYSKKTVAKQLAFKGWLNELLSQALHNVSPVDRIILDTGDGAAICLPGDPEEGLFIANSLRVALIEQDFPEFELRIGIHLGPVKVVKDINGRPNIIGDGINVAQRVMSFAAPNQILVSRSYYDVVSCLSEEYAQLFRYHGIHKDKHVREHEVYEVNISGTGNVVAKESQALNDSPRDEPANAIFESALPESDFDEQFLAAVTKLLSRHIGPIATLMIKRSAKKAGNREELARTLAEGIPVPELRKVFLDELWAKIGGRQITSTSPSEETPAAQSSTATPDVLTAETLSSVEHLLVQYIGPMARILVSKSAKTMHHPDELLAALAETIESERDRAAFLAAAQKTLGQP